A window from Streptomyces sp. NBC_00271 encodes these proteins:
- the fabD gene encoding ACP S-malonyltransferase, which translates to MIDNLFTMFPGQGSQRAGMAGHLLRDHPRTAGRVLARAEEATGLPLTALCSTAPEEELAPTEIAQPAIVATSLAVLEVLRDQAGFVPAVVAGHSLGEYPALVAAGVLEAEAALRLVRRRGELMAGVSRRVGGAMTAVLGLAAARIEEICADCAPLGVVEIANYNEPGQTVISGQRPAVEEAARRALAAGAERAVALKVSAPFHCSLMRAIEDEFAAELERVCFSAPRLPVISSVTGTLVRDGSHARDLLRRQLAGPVRWVDVLGAAAAHAVDGCLEVGPGRVLSGFANRTGVHSVVRSTHDARRIFALLRELGQEPAPGAAA; encoded by the coding sequence ATGATCGACAATCTCTTCACGATGTTTCCCGGGCAGGGCTCGCAGCGCGCGGGCATGGCCGGGCATCTGCTGCGTGACCACCCCCGCACCGCCGGACGCGTCCTGGCCCGCGCCGAGGAGGCGACCGGCCTGCCGCTGACCGCGCTGTGCAGCACCGCGCCGGAGGAGGAGCTGGCCCCGACCGAGATCGCCCAGCCCGCCATCGTCGCCACCAGCCTCGCGGTCCTTGAGGTACTGCGCGACCAGGCGGGTTTCGTGCCCGCCGTGGTGGCCGGGCACAGCCTGGGGGAGTACCCCGCGCTGGTGGCCGCCGGGGTGCTGGAGGCCGAGGCGGCGCTGCGGCTGGTACGCCGCCGGGGCGAGCTGATGGCGGGGGTCTCCCGCCGGGTCGGCGGCGCGATGACGGCCGTACTGGGCCTTGCCGCCGCCCGGATCGAGGAGATCTGCGCGGACTGCGCCCCCCTGGGCGTGGTGGAGATCGCCAACTACAACGAGCCGGGCCAGACCGTGATCTCCGGACAGCGCCCCGCGGTCGAGGAGGCCGCCCGCCGGGCACTGGCCGCGGGCGCCGAGCGGGCGGTGGCACTGAAGGTCTCCGCGCCCTTCCACTGCTCGCTGATGCGGGCGATCGAGGACGAGTTCGCCGCCGAACTGGAGCGCGTGTGCTTCAGCGCGCCCCGGCTGCCCGTGATCAGCTCGGTGACCGGCACCCTGGTGCGCGACGGCAGCCACGCCCGCGATCTGCTGCGCCGTCAGCTGGCCGGGCCGGTGCGGTGGGTGGACGTGCTGGGCGCCGCGGCCGCGCACGCCGTGGACGGCTGCCTGGAGGTCGGCCCCGGCCGGGTGCTCAGCGGCTTCGCCAACCGCACCGGCGTCCACTCCGTGGTGCGCAGCACCCACGACGCGCGCCGGATCTTTGCACTGCTGCGCGAGCTCGGGCAGGAGCCCGCCCCTGGCGCCGCCGCCTGA
- a CDS encoding TetR/AcrR family transcriptional regulator encodes MVRMSADERRRSVIRAAVSEFARGGYDGTSTEAIARRAGVSQPYLFRLFAGKRALFLAAARCCLADTARLFTEATEGLAGEEALRAMANAYTRVIVKEPERLLMQMQVYVAVAAGEADGDAAFGEAVRAEWRRLWDTVHRPLGADTGQTTTFMAYGMLVNVLVCLGFPPGDPLWDGLYPAARAGARQPGALQRRPAPG; translated from the coding sequence ATGGTGAGGATGAGTGCAGACGAGCGGCGCCGCAGCGTCATCCGCGCGGCCGTGAGCGAATTCGCCCGGGGCGGGTACGACGGCACGTCCACCGAGGCCATCGCCCGGCGTGCGGGGGTGTCGCAGCCGTACCTCTTCCGGCTCTTCGCGGGCAAGCGGGCGCTCTTCCTCGCGGCGGCGCGGTGCTGCCTGGCCGACACCGCCCGGCTGTTCACCGAGGCCACCGAGGGCCTGGCGGGCGAGGAGGCGCTGCGCGCCATGGCCAACGCGTACACCCGCGTCATCGTCAAGGAGCCGGAGCGGCTGCTGATGCAGATGCAGGTGTATGTCGCGGTGGCGGCGGGCGAGGCGGACGGTGACGCGGCGTTCGGGGAGGCGGTGCGGGCCGAGTGGCGGCGGCTGTGGGACACCGTCCACCGGCCGCTCGGCGCGGACACCGGCCAGACCACCACGTTCATGGCGTACGGGATGCTGGTCAACGTCCTGGTCTGCCTGGGGTTTCCGCCCGGGGACCCGCTCTGGGACGGGCTGTATCCGGCGGCGCGGGCCGGGGCACGGCAGCCGGGCGCCCTCCAGCGACGGCCGGCACCCGGCTGA
- a CDS encoding FAD-dependent monooxygenase: protein MALGRARRVLIAGGGIGGLAAALALQRAGLEPVVFERAEALRDGGAGLHIWTNGVLALDCLGVAGQVLETAPAQQVAHFSTHRGEVLGAWPVGDFVERYGAPTIAVERSVLHGVLREALHGSPVRTGAHVTGFEQDQDGVTVRFADGGSERGDLLIGADGIHGTVRDALFGPARNRYSGYIAWRGRSPLQHPDIPPGTFNAMFGPGTRFTYYDVAPGLVHWMSVANGPAGGRDAPGVREMLLRRHRGWGGPVADILAATPQEDIIRGDVEGRSPERRWGQGRVTLLGDAAHPITFNIGQGACQALEDALVLAEHLEHADDPIAALRRYERERRARTAPLQRIAWRIGRMGAVRNPLLIRAREAFMRKNWNTKAFAAAEKGQVAYGTRWAPARRPAATVD from the coding sequence ATGGCCCTTGGACGTGCCCGTCGCGTACTCATCGCCGGCGGAGGGATCGGCGGCCTGGCCGCGGCCCTCGCGCTCCAGCGCGCCGGTCTTGAGCCCGTCGTCTTCGAACGGGCCGAGGCACTGCGCGACGGCGGCGCGGGCCTGCACATCTGGACCAACGGCGTGCTCGCGCTGGACTGCCTGGGCGTGGCCGGACAGGTCCTCGAGACGGCCCCGGCCCAGCAGGTCGCGCACTTCAGCACCCACCGCGGCGAGGTGCTGGGCGCCTGGCCGGTCGGCGACTTCGTCGAGCGCTACGGCGCGCCCACCATCGCCGTCGAGCGCTCCGTCCTGCACGGCGTGCTGCGCGAGGCCCTGCACGGCTCCCCGGTGCGCACCGGGGCCCACGTGACCGGCTTCGAGCAGGACCAGGACGGGGTCACCGTACGGTTCGCGGACGGCGGCAGCGAACGGGGCGACCTGCTGATCGGCGCCGACGGCATCCACGGCACGGTCCGCGACGCCCTCTTCGGCCCCGCCCGCAACCGCTACAGCGGCTACATCGCCTGGCGCGGCCGCTCCCCCCTGCAGCACCCGGACATCCCGCCGGGCACCTTCAACGCAATGTTCGGGCCCGGCACCCGCTTCACCTACTACGACGTCGCACCCGGCCTGGTCCACTGGATGAGCGTGGCCAACGGGCCCGCGGGCGGCCGGGACGCGCCCGGCGTGCGGGAGATGCTGCTGCGCCGCCACCGCGGCTGGGGCGGCCCGGTGGCCGACATCCTCGCCGCCACCCCGCAGGAGGACATCATCCGCGGCGACGTCGAGGGCCGCAGCCCCGAACGCCGGTGGGGCCAGGGCCGCGTCACCCTGCTCGGCGACGCCGCGCACCCCATCACCTTCAACATCGGGCAGGGCGCCTGCCAGGCCCTGGAGGACGCCCTGGTCCTCGCCGAGCACCTGGAGCACGCCGACGACCCCATCGCCGCGCTGCGCCGCTACGAGCGTGAACGCCGCGCCCGTACCGCGCCGCTGCAGCGCATCGCCTGGCGGATCGGGCGGATGGGCGCGGTGCGCAATCCGCTGCTGATCCGGGCGCGGGAGGCGTTCATGCGCAAGAACTGGAACACGAAGGCCTTCGCCGCCGCGGAGAAGGGCCAGGTCGCCTACGGCACCCGCTGGGCCCCGGCCCGCCGCCCGGCCGCCACCGTGGACTGA
- a CDS encoding DUF1772 domain-containing protein: METLVQTLAVVATMANAVVYGTDVFSAIVQRPALAHVDDAVLTSTMGQIHRFGDRRMPVPGVFGLLATVATAVAAGFGGRVTAAAAAAVAAAALVVWLAVYNKVSAPVNKELTDAALDCRTAPNARGLQRTWDSVINARVVLQAVALGAMCVALVAS; the protein is encoded by the coding sequence ATGGAAACCCTCGTACAGACCCTGGCCGTGGTGGCCACGATGGCCAACGCGGTGGTCTACGGCACCGACGTCTTCTCCGCGATCGTCCAGCGGCCGGCCCTCGCGCACGTCGACGACGCGGTGCTGACCAGCACCATGGGGCAGATCCACCGTTTCGGGGACCGCCGGATGCCCGTCCCGGGCGTCTTCGGCCTGCTCGCCACGGTGGCCACGGCCGTCGCGGCCGGGTTCGGCGGCCGCGTGACGGCGGCCGCGGCGGCCGCCGTCGCGGCGGCGGCCCTGGTGGTGTGGCTGGCCGTCTACAACAAGGTGAGCGCGCCGGTGAACAAGGAGCTGACCGACGCGGCCCTCGACTGCCGCACCGCGCCGAACGCGCGGGGCCTGCAGCGCACCTGGGACAGCGTCATCAACGCCCGGGTCGTGCTGCAGGCGGTGGCGCTGGGCGCGATGTGCGTGGCACTCGTGGCGTCCTGA
- a CDS encoding helix-turn-helix domain-containing protein yields MLRQPAFGHRLKKLRTAQGLSQTALAGEGMSTGYLSRLESGARQPTDRAVGYLAGRLGLDVADFEEPVTGSLAHALTLASSTGSADAIGALRAALAAEGHESAVLRWQALWLLARAARLQGDHAAERADLGRLVALGDEVGSAELRVRGLTRLARCLRSLGEITPALDAAVAAHRLALGEDLGVEDRAAALLALVSVQAEAGQVPEARVHADELAALVAGRTDALWAEAMWTAAAVRVRQGDHTGAQAFLDAALERFSSQEDLVLWLRLRLAAGRLHLQTLPPDPARAEACAAQAEAALAFVGTPALRQDLTALKADLAFATGRYDDARALLGDLAGDEPRMTYRDRVRLEILRQQLLILGGDASGVEGLRTLAQQAQADANIDLAAEIWRTLADALAQSRPAPAEPA; encoded by the coding sequence ATGCTGCGACAGCCCGCGTTCGGACACCGCCTGAAAAAGCTCCGGACGGCCCAGGGGCTGTCGCAGACGGCGCTGGCCGGCGAGGGCATGTCCACCGGCTATCTCTCCCGCCTGGAATCGGGGGCGCGCCAGCCCACCGACCGGGCCGTGGGCTATCTGGCGGGCCGGCTGGGCCTGGACGTCGCCGACTTCGAGGAGCCGGTCACCGGTTCCCTGGCGCACGCGCTGACGCTGGCGTCCTCCACCGGTTCCGCGGACGCCATCGGGGCGCTGCGCGCGGCGCTGGCCGCCGAGGGCCACGAGAGCGCGGTGCTGCGCTGGCAGGCGCTGTGGCTGCTGGCCCGGGCCGCCCGGCTGCAGGGCGATCACGCCGCCGAACGCGCGGACCTCGGCCGGCTGGTGGCGCTCGGCGACGAGGTGGGATCGGCCGAGCTGCGGGTGCGCGGCCTGACCCGGCTGGCCCGCTGCCTGCGCTCGCTCGGTGAGATCACCCCGGCCCTGGACGCGGCCGTCGCCGCCCACCGCCTCGCCCTGGGCGAGGACCTGGGCGTGGAGGACCGGGCCGCCGCGCTGCTGGCGCTGGTGTCGGTGCAGGCGGAGGCCGGGCAGGTGCCGGAGGCGCGGGTGCACGCCGACGAACTGGCCGCGCTGGTCGCCGGCCGCACCGACGCGCTGTGGGCCGAGGCCATGTGGACGGCCGCCGCCGTCCGGGTGCGCCAGGGCGACCACACCGGGGCGCAGGCCTTTTTGGATGCGGCCCTGGAGCGTTTCAGCAGCCAGGAGGACCTGGTGCTGTGGCTCAGGCTGCGGCTGGCCGCGGGCCGGCTGCACCTGCAGACCCTGCCCCCCGACCCCGCGCGGGCCGAGGCCTGCGCCGCCCAGGCCGAGGCCGCCCTCGCCTTCGTCGGCACGCCCGCCCTGCGCCAGGACCTGACCGCGCTGAAGGCCGATCTGGCGTTCGCCACCGGCCGCTACGACGATGCCCGCGCCCTGCTGGGCGACCTGGCCGGGGACGAGCCGAGGATGACCTACCGCGACCGGGTGCGGCTGGAGATCCTGCGCCAGCAGCTGCTGATCCTGGGCGGCGACGCCTCCGGCGTGGAGGGGCTGCGCACCCTGGCGCAGCAGGCCCAGGCGGACGCCAACATCGACCTCGCGGCGGAGATCTGGCGGACCCTCGCGGACGCCCTCGCCCAGTCCCGGCCCGCCCCGGCCGAACCGGCGTGA
- the tnpB gene encoding IS607 family element RNA-guided endonuclease TnpB, giving the protein MSGAEPAGSGKKKRRGFEARPGFHVVGHRLALDPNASGLQALASHCGAARVAYNWAVRHVLASWSQRAAEETYGVPEAERVAWRSWSLPSLRKVFNEAKHNDPFLREWWAQNSKEAYNTGLANAAAAFDNYAKSRRGERKGARMGRPRFKSKRKARPACKFTTGTIRLDDRRHIVLPRLGRIRLHEDVQPLVDAIAEGGTRILSVTVRFERGRWFAVLQTEERHAIAPATRPGTAVGIDLGVKTLLVMADSAGEVREVANPKHYDQALTQLRKASRTVSRRRGPDRRTGQAPSRRWEKANAVRNRVHHRVANLRENHLHQATARIPAEYGTVVVEDLNVKGMVRNRRLSRRISDAAFGELRRQLTYKTQRHGGRLIVADRWMPSSKTCSRCGVVKAKLPLGVRVFECDVCGLVLDRDANAGHNLAALAAANGRTGTGVAGDPGPLVVVPKPRGAKQKTRTARTRKGTGTRAAGATPRQGTETRDRRQDTRREQLALW; this is encoded by the coding sequence GTGAGCGGGGCGGAGCCTGCCGGGAGCGGGAAGAAGAAGCGCCGGGGGTTCGAGGCGCGGCCCGGCTTCCACGTTGTGGGCCACAGGCTCGCCCTCGACCCCAATGCGTCCGGCCTGCAGGCTCTGGCCTCGCATTGCGGGGCGGCGCGGGTCGCCTACAACTGGGCGGTGCGGCATGTGCTGGCGAGTTGGTCGCAGCGCGCGGCGGAGGAGACCTACGGCGTTCCCGAGGCAGAGCGCGTTGCGTGGCGGTCGTGGTCGCTGCCGTCGTTGCGGAAGGTGTTCAACGAGGCCAAACACAACGACCCGTTCCTGCGGGAGTGGTGGGCGCAGAACTCGAAGGAGGCCTACAACACCGGCCTCGCGAACGCTGCCGCCGCGTTCGACAACTACGCCAAGTCCCGGCGCGGCGAGCGCAAGGGAGCCCGGATGGGCAGACCCCGTTTCAAGTCGAAGCGGAAGGCTCGTCCGGCGTGCAAGTTCACCACCGGCACCATCCGCCTCGATGACCGGCGGCATATCGTCCTGCCCCGCCTCGGCCGGATCCGCCTCCATGAGGACGTCCAGCCCCTCGTGGACGCGATCGCCGAAGGCGGGACGCGGATTCTGTCGGTGACGGTGCGGTTCGAGCGGGGCCGCTGGTTCGCGGTCCTGCAGACCGAGGAACGCCACGCCATCGCCCCTGCCACCCGCCCCGGCACGGCAGTCGGGATCGACCTCGGCGTCAAGACTCTCCTCGTCATGGCGGACTCGGCCGGCGAGGTCCGCGAGGTCGCGAACCCCAAGCACTACGACCAGGCACTCACGCAGCTCCGGAAGGCCTCCCGGACCGTCTCCCGCCGACGCGGCCCCGACCGGCGCACCGGACAGGCCCCGTCCCGTCGCTGGGAGAAAGCCAACGCGGTCCGTAACCGGGTGCACCACCGGGTGGCGAACCTGCGGGAGAACCATCTCCACCAGGCCACCGCGCGTATCCCCGCCGAGTACGGCACCGTCGTGGTCGAGGACCTCAACGTGAAAGGCATGGTCCGCAACCGGCGTCTGTCCCGCCGTATCTCCGACGCGGCGTTCGGGGAACTGCGGCGCCAGCTCACCTACAAGACCCAGCGCCACGGTGGACGTCTGATCGTCGCCGACCGCTGGATGCCCTCTTCGAAGACCTGCTCCCGCTGCGGTGTGGTGAAAGCCAAACTGCCCCTCGGCGTGCGTGTCTTCGAGTGCGACGTCTGCGGACTCGTCCTGGACCGGGATGCGAACGCAGGCCACAATCTGGCCGCCCTCGCGGCGGCCAACGGTAGAACGGGTACCGGAGTGGCCGGAGACCCGGGCCCCCTGGTGGTGGTGCCGAAGCCTCGTGGAGCCAAGCAGAAGACCCGCACCGCCCGAACCCGCAAGGGGACGGGCACGCGGGCAGCTGGCGCAACACCCCGCCAGGGGACGGAAACGAGAGATCGTCGACAGGACACCAGGCGCGAGCAACTCGCGCTCTGGTGA
- a CDS encoding response regulator transcription factor, producing MDERHATLRVLPAPAPGPGPDEAAGPAPAPRPGAPAAVRVHVIGEDPLARRGITALLEGHPGIRVTGESEPGPPLLRALAARPPHVLVAHGTLGGGQLAAPAFGGGDLPLLTLGGPGRTDAAGRAAGGHLPATATAGQLASAVVLAAAGYTLVHGPTPPPPGPRPAAGPLAPISPVSPDRLTDRECQVLDLLARGLSNGEIARALTLSEHTVKTHVQNLLHKLRLRNRVHAAIYAFESGLRAPAAPLRPAASAADAPFD from the coding sequence ATGGACGAGCGGCACGCCACACTCCGCGTGCTCCCCGCACCGGCCCCCGGCCCCGGCCCTGATGAGGCGGCCGGCCCGGCCCCGGCCCCCCGCCCGGGCGCGCCGGCCGCCGTGCGCGTGCACGTGATCGGTGAGGACCCGCTCGCCCGCCGCGGCATCACCGCCCTCCTCGAGGGCCACCCCGGCATCCGCGTTACCGGCGAGAGCGAACCGGGACCGCCGCTGCTGCGCGCGCTGGCCGCCCGGCCCCCGCACGTCCTGGTCGCCCACGGCACGCTGGGCGGCGGACAGCTTGCCGCGCCGGCCTTCGGCGGCGGGGACCTGCCGCTGCTGACCCTCGGCGGCCCGGGCCGCACCGACGCCGCAGGCCGGGCGGCCGGCGGCCATCTGCCGGCCACCGCCACCGCCGGGCAGCTGGCCTCCGCGGTCGTCCTGGCCGCTGCCGGATACACCCTGGTGCACGGCCCCACCCCGCCCCCGCCCGGGCCCCGCCCGGCCGCCGGGCCCCTGGCGCCTATCTCGCCCGTCAGCCCCGACCGGCTCACCGACCGCGAGTGCCAGGTCCTGGATCTGCTGGCCCGCGGCCTGTCCAACGGGGAGATAGCCAGGGCGCTGACCCTGTCCGAGCACACCGTGAAGACCCACGTGCAGAACCTGCTGCACAAGCTGCGGCTGCGCAACCGCGTCCACGCCGCGATCTACGCCTTCGAATCCGGCCTGCGCGCCCCGGCCGCCCCTCTGCGCCCGGCCGCCTCCGCGGCCGACGCCCCCTTCGACTGA
- the tnpA gene encoding IS200/IS605 family transposase has translation MTGKVRRFSGGVYDLGLHVVWCPKYRRPVLGGRVAERLDELICQKADERGWESIALEVMPDHVHLFVRHDPKSSASYVANQFKGFTSHVLRAEFPHLKSRMPTLWSSSYFAASAGAVSAATVEKYINTQWERPWKKGKEARD, from the coding sequence GTGACCGGAAAGGTTCGCCGGTTTTCCGGCGGCGTGTACGACCTCGGACTCCATGTGGTGTGGTGCCCGAAGTACCGCCGTCCGGTCCTCGGCGGCCGGGTCGCGGAACGTCTGGACGAACTGATCTGCCAGAAGGCGGATGAGCGCGGGTGGGAGAGCATCGCCCTTGAGGTGATGCCCGATCACGTGCACCTGTTCGTCAGACACGACCCGAAGTCGTCGGCCTCGTATGTGGCGAACCAGTTCAAGGGCTTCACCTCCCACGTGCTGCGGGCGGAGTTCCCGCACCTGAAGTCGCGGATGCCCACATTGTGGTCGTCGTCGTACTTCGCCGCCTCGGCCGGCGCGGTGTCGGCGGCCACGGTGGAGAAGTACATCAACACCCAGTGGGAACGCCCCTGGAAGAAGGGCAAGGAGGCGCGAGATTGA